The Spirosoma sp. SC4-14 DNA window TCTTACCAGGCGTAAACCAAGTTCCGGAATTTCTTTAACATTTTCACTGTCAATGACCCCTCTGTTAATCCAGTTGATTACCGTTTCGGTGTTTTTGATGCCAAACTTAGTGGCATAGTTTTTCGGGGTCAGCCAATCGGTCAACGGGTATTCAACACCATGTACTTTTAAGACGGCAATCGCGTCTTCACGTTTGGCTTTACTTTGGGCAGTTACTTGAGCAACTTTATCAAGTAACGCCTGCTGCACTTCGGGAGCCATTTGGCCAGGCATTTGCATGATGGTATCCCGCACTCGTTGCATATCCTCAGGACTGGAAATATCCTTAATAAGCAGAATAAGTTCTGTCGTTTCCATAACCTCTGTTTTTAAAATATATAGGTACTCAATCTATAAATAGGCTGTAAAGGGCGGGGCTTTCGCCCCGGTACCCTCACTCAAACATGTCTCTCATTTCGTACCATCCACTGAGTTCCTCCAGAGCATCATCGATGGTTTTTTGTACCTGATCTGAGGTTTCGCCTTTCTCGTTAATCAGGTGCCGAACATCGTCTAAAATTGACTCCTGAAACTTGATGTGGCCTTCGATAAATTTACTTGCCATTTACGATCTATTTAACGCCCATCCCCTGTGGATGACATTGTAAAGGTAGTAATTTATTTGTTAGCAAACAAACAATTTAAGGAAAATAAATAAGGATAAAGCAAAAAGCCAGACTAAAGTAAGTCTGGCTTTAAGGTCATAACAGCTATTTGGCAACTGTCGATTATAAGTCCCTATAAAATGCTGATTTACAGGGTGTTATAACCTTATTTGCAGAGAGCGAGGGATTCGAACCCCCGGTACCCTTGCGAGTACTTCTGATTTCGAATCAGACCCGTTCGACCACTCCGGCAGCTCTCTGTTTCGTTTTCGGACTGCAAATATGCAGGATTACGAACAATTACGCAATAAGTGTTCAACAAAAAAAAGTTTATTCGCTCATCTCTCCGCTAAGTGGTTGAGCCAGAAGTTGTCGAATGTTGGCCAGGTTAGTTTCCTGACCCAACAAAAACATAAGTTTCGTAATGGCCGCTTCGGTTGTGATGTCTGCACCGCTAATGACGCCAATCTGCTGAAGCATTTTACTGGTCTGATACCGTCCCTGGGTAACCCGGCCGCCTTCGCACTGCGACACATTGATGATAAGTACTCCCCGGTCGATAGCTGCTTTTAGTGTATACAGAAACCAACGGTCGGTCGGTGCATTTCCGGCTCCAAATGTTTCCATAACAACACCCCGTAAATTGGGAATAGAAATTATCGATTCCACAACGGATTGAGTAATGCCCGGAAATAATTTCAAAATCGTTACCCGTGAGTCCAGGGATGTGCGAATGTGTAAGATTGAGTTGGGCTGGTAGGGGCGGATATAGGGGCGGTTGTAATCGATACTGACACCAGCCGTAGCCAGGGGCGGGTAGTTTTCGGAGGCAAAGGCGTTGAACTGTACACTTTCGTGTTTGGTTGAGCGGTTGCCCCGCAGCAGTAACGAATTGAAATAAACGCAGACTTCAGATACAATCGGTTTGCCATCTTCCTGAGCGGCAGCAATCTCCAGGGCCGTAATGAAATTTTCCCGCGCATCGGTACGGGCGATGCCAATGGGCAATTGGGCACCGGTGAGCAATACGGGTTTATTCAGTCCGTCAAGCATAAAACTGAGTGCCGAGGCCGTGTACGACATGGTATCCGTACCGTGCAGAATCACAAAGCTGTCGTATAGTGGGTAATTGCTTTCGATTAACTGGGCCAGCTCAACCCAAACAGCGGGTTTCATGTTCGACGAGTCGATAATCTCATGAAGCGTCAGTATGGTTATGGCAAAATCGAGCCGATTCAGTTCAGGAACCCGGTCGAGTACCTGTTCAAAATCGAATGGAATTAATTGATTGGCTTTGGGGTCGTATACCATACCAAATGTGCCTCCCGTATAAATTACCAATACCGATGACCGTGGTTCTTTGGTCGAACCTGGATTCAGGCGAACTGTTCTATAAGTCATTCCCGATGAAATGAAAGCGATGAAATGAGATAGGCCATAACTGCCAAACGGTTATTCGGGGAGCAGGTTTGCGTATAAGGCAGGTAAAAGCGATAAGGCAGCAGCGGTCGTATGTCGCGCAACATCGTCGATACTGACCTGTTTCAGATCGGCAATACGCTGGGCAATGAGCCGTAGGTAAGCGGGTTCGTTTCGTTTACCCCGGTATGGTACCGGTGCCAGATAAGGCGCATCGGTTTCGAGTACTAAATGATCAAGTTCTACATAGGGAAGAACGTTGTTGAGACCACCATTTTTGAACGTACTGACTCCGCCGATGCCTAATTTGAAGCCCATGTCAATGGCTCGCTTCGCTTCATCAAGAGTGCCGACAAAACAATGAAAAATGCCGGTCAGGCCCGGAAAGGCCAGCTTTTCGATCAGGTCGGCGGCTTCCGAAAAAGCATTTCGATCGTGTCCGGATCGGGTATGCATCGAAACCGGGAGTTTCTGTTCAGCCGCCCACCGCAGTTGAATCTCAAATGCCTCAAACTGCTGGTCGACAAATGTCATATCCCAATAAAAATCAAGACCTATTTCGCCAACAGCCATAAACGCATGGCGATTGAGCTGATCCTGAGCTGCTGCCAGTTCACGTTCAAACGTATCGTTGACATAGGCAGGATGCAGCCCCATCATGGGCAAACAGCGATCGGGGTAGTGTTCGGCCAGGGCCATCATGCTGGCCACTGTTTCCTGAGCGCAGTTGGGCATCCATATCTGATGGATTTGTTGTGCTTCGGCCCGTTTCAGCATCGCATCATAACCACCCGTAGCCTGGTCGTCGAACTGCGGATCATAAATATGGGCGTGGGTATCAATAAGTATCATACCAGCATTGAGGGGTAGTGAACGATGGTTAAAAATGGATTCCTCTCCTCATCGGTTACTACGTGTAACTTCGTCCTTTCCATTCAATCCGGGGCGTCAGGAAATAATATAACACCGACGCTGGACCAATCATGAGTTGATATATTCCAAAAAGCAACGCATAGGGCCACAACT harbors:
- a CDS encoding asparaginase, with the protein product MTYRTVRLNPGSTKEPRSSVLVIYTGGTFGMVYDPKANQLIPFDFEQVLDRVPELNRLDFAITILTLHEIIDSSNMKPAVWVELAQLIESNYPLYDSFVILHGTDTMSYTASALSFMLDGLNKPVLLTGAQLPIGIARTDARENFITALEIAAAQEDGKPIVSEVCVYFNSLLLRGNRSTKHESVQFNAFASENYPPLATAGVSIDYNRPYIRPYQPNSILHIRTSLDSRVTILKLFPGITQSVVESIISIPNLRGVVMETFGAGNAPTDRWFLYTLKAAIDRGVLIINVSQCEGGRVTQGRYQTSKMLQQIGVISGADITTEAAITKLMFLLGQETNLANIRQLLAQPLSGEMSE
- a CDS encoding TatD family hydrolase, translating into MILIDTHAHIYDPQFDDQATGGYDAMLKRAEAQQIHQIWMPNCAQETVASMMALAEHYPDRCLPMMGLHPAYVNDTFERELAAAQDQLNRHAFMAVGEIGLDFYWDMTFVDQQFEAFEIQLRWAAEQKLPVSMHTRSGHDRNAFSEAADLIEKLAFPGLTGIFHCFVGTLDEAKRAIDMGFKLGIGGVSTFKNGGLNNVLPYVELDHLVLETDAPYLAPVPYRGKRNEPAYLRLIAQRIADLKQVSIDDVARHTTAAALSLLPALYANLLPE